One part of the Sphingobacterium sp. LZ7M1 genome encodes these proteins:
- a CDS encoding RluA family pseudouridine synthase, whose amino-acid sequence MTDHLDNEQEEQELYEHLRIVADKGQALLRIDKFLMNRVENTSRNRIQNAIDAGTVKVNDKVIKASYKVKPFDVITVVLPDPPRDTEVYPEDIPLDIVYEDEDVLLVNKEAGMVVHPGFNNYTGTLVNALTFHLNQLPTLPGNTGRPGLVHRIDKDTSGLLVIAKNEWAMTFLAKQFFEHSITRKYVALVWGDIAEDGTVSGYIGRNLKDRRIMDMYEDEEKGKWSVTHYRVLERLGYVTLIECQLETGRTHQIRAHMKSIGHPLFSDESYGGDKILKGTSFSKYKQFVENTFSLLPRQALHARSLGFIHPKSKEFLHFEVPMPEDFRLALEKWRSYSSINQS is encoded by the coding sequence ATGACAGATCATTTGGATAACGAGCAAGAGGAGCAGGAGCTCTATGAACATTTAAGAATTGTTGCGGATAAAGGGCAGGCCTTGTTGCGCATCGATAAATTCTTGATGAATAGGGTTGAAAACACTTCACGAAACCGGATTCAAAATGCTATAGATGCTGGAACGGTAAAGGTCAATGATAAAGTAATCAAGGCAAGCTATAAGGTGAAGCCATTTGATGTCATTACCGTGGTATTGCCCGATCCGCCAAGAGATACCGAGGTATATCCAGAGGATATTCCCTTGGATATTGTATATGAAGATGAGGACGTTTTATTGGTTAATAAAGAGGCTGGTATGGTCGTTCATCCTGGATTTAATAATTACACCGGTACCTTGGTCAATGCCTTGACCTTCCATCTCAACCAATTGCCGACCCTGCCGGGTAATACCGGACGTCCTGGATTGGTCCATCGGATTGATAAGGACACTTCGGGACTACTCGTCATTGCCAAGAATGAATGGGCAATGACCTTTTTGGCGAAGCAGTTTTTTGAGCATAGCATCACCCGGAAGTATGTAGCCTTGGTTTGGGGTGATATTGCTGAGGACGGAACCGTATCAGGATATATTGGTCGTAACTTGAAGGATAGAAGGATCATGGATATGTACGAGGATGAAGAGAAGGGGAAGTGGTCGGTTACGCATTATCGTGTTCTGGAACGCTTAGGCTATGTTACCTTGATCGAATGTCAACTGGAGACCGGAAGAACCCATCAGATCCGCGCCCATATGAAATCCATTGGACATCCGCTTTTCAGTGATGAATCCTATGGTGGTGATAAAATCTTAAAAGGCACGTCGTTTTCCAAGTACAAACAGTTTGTTGAGAATACCTTTAGCTTGCTTCCCCGTCAAGCCCTGCATGCCAGGAGTTTAGGGTTTATTCATCCAAAATCTAAAGAATTTTTGCATTTTGAAGTACCAATGCCGGAAGATTTCCGTTTAGCATTAGAGAAATGGAGAAGTTACAGCTCAATTAATCAAAGTTAG